One Candidatus Delongbacteria bacterium genomic window, TCTCAATCACATTGTTGTACATTCTCGTTAAGAGGATGTTCTGAATCATTTCCTTCCCTAAATAATGATCAATTCTATATATTTGATCTTCCTCGAGGATATTTCGAATAGCTTGATTAATGGTTTTCGCATCTTCAAAATTCTCACCAAAAGGTTTCTCAAAAACAATTCTTTTAAAGCCGTTTTCTTGATCTAAATATTGATTTGCTTGTAGTGATTCTGTGATTAATCTAAAGAATCTTGGCGCAGTTGCCAAATAAAATACCCAGTGTTTCGTAAAATCAAATTGTGTTAATGTTTTATAGGCTTCTGAATTTGTAAAATCCATTTGAAAATACAGAATATGTTTCTTAAAATCATGAAATTCAATTTGTTTGTGATACTGCTCCCCTATAGGTTCCAAGTATTCATCCAAAGTATATGCTTTTCGTCCGATGCAAACCAGCTGAAACTGATCACATAAATCCTTACTCTTATATAAGTCAAAGATTGCCGGTAGCAACTTTTGATAAGTTAAATCACCTGTTGAACCGAAAATCATCATATGACAATTCTTGACCATATATTACTCCTTCTTATAAATGCTATGACCACCAAAGGCATTTCGCATCGCAGCTACGATTTTTTCAGAGTACTTATCTTGATCTTTTGATTTATAGCGCATCCCTAATGCAGTTGTAATCACAGGAGTAAACAATTTTAAGTCCAAAGCTTCTCTTACAGTCCATTCACCTTCACCTGAGGCATCAACTACACCTTGAATATTAGACATAAGTTCCGGTGTTTCAAAAGCTTTAACAACCATGTTCATAAGTAGTCCCTCAATAATTGAACCATGAGCCCAAACCTTAGCTACTTTTTCTTGATTCAACTCTAGAGGGCTGTTTTCCAAAATTTCAAATCCTTCACCAATAGCTTGCATCATACCATACTCAATGCCATTGTGAATCATTTTAACATAGTGCCCTGATGCAGGTCCACCGACATGAGCATAACCATTTTCTACAGCACAATCTGTCAGTACTTCATTAATTCGTTCAATGTATTTATCTTCCCCACCTGCCATAAAGCAAGCACCATATCTTGCACCAGAAACACCTCCACTTGTACCAACATCTACAAATCCAATGTCTTCTGATTGCAGTAATTCAAATCGTCTAATGGTATCCTTATAAAATGAATTACCACCATCTATAATTAAAT contains:
- the gnd gene encoding decarboxylating 6-phosphogluconate dehydrogenase, producing MKIGLIGLGKMGYPLALNMKDHGHEVIAYNRSQDKRDQIEKEGVAVRDSIEAVVQALDRPRTIWLMVTSGEIVDHLIETLIPLLDHDDLIIDGGNSFYKDTIRRFELLQSEDIGFVDVGTSGGVSGARYGACFMAGGEDKYIERINEVLTDCAVENGYAHVGGPASGHYVKMIHNGIEYGMMQAIGEGFEILENSPLELNQEKVAKVWAHGSIIEGLLMNMVVKAFETPELMSNIQGVVDASGEGEWTVREALDLKLFTPVITTALGMRYKSKDQDKYSEKIVAAMRNAFGGHSIYKKE